In Oxobacter pfennigii, the DNA window ATGTTCGAATTCTGCAAGTTCTAAGGCTCCCTGCCTTGAAAATACAAGAGTTTTTAAACTTCCTTCGCTCAAACAATCAAAAACTCTAAGCATTTTCTGTGGCAGTGTCACCAAGAACTTGTTCAGAACTCTTACAATGCTCATTACGTTATTCTAACTCAGCAGCCACCTTAACTAGCTTGCTTCCTTTAGAGCTTCTTTTGAAGGATATGCTTTTATTTTTGATTCCCAAATTATATAAATAGGAATATAAAAAATTATTACCATTATAACTGCATATATGGCATCCAGCGCCGAATGCTGTTTGATAAACACAGTAGAAAGACAAATAGATACGGATATAATTGTAGAGACTGTTCTCCCGTATTTTATTTTACGAAAATGCTCCGACTTTCTTAAGGCTATATCCACGGCAATTGTGTCAAAGACATGGATACTGGGGCATACGTTTGTGGGAGTGTCAACCATATACATAAGCTTTATCAAATTTGAGAAAATATCATCTCCCAATGCTTTTGGCCTTAAATCCTGGGCGTTGGGGAAAACTATATAAAGTATTAAGCATAAGAACATGCCCCCTGCCACGAAAACAAACAATTTATAAAAATCCCATTTGGAATGAATACCTAAAAAAATGACTCCGTAGAACATATACCCAAACCACATCAAATAGGGAATGATGAATTCTTTTATAAAGGGTATCTTATCATCCAAGCCTATATGGATTATATATTTAGGTACAATTGTAGCCTCGATGTATTTGAACAATATTAAATAAGGTATTAATAAAAGCAACAGATAAAAATGCTTGTGCTGTGATAAAAATAGCTGCATACCCCTCAAAAGTACCTCTCCCCCCATGCTATGAAATTTATATAGCATTTAATATATATGATAGTATAGCATTATAAGTTTATAAAATCTACCAATGCGTTATCGTGGCATCTCTTGATATCACAATAAACAGAATGCTTAGCATATAGTTAAGAAGTATGAAATAAACCAGGCAGTTTACTACCTGAATATTTAAAATTGATGGGAGAGATTTCTGAATTTTTATTTTGCCGTCTTAAAACATTTAAAGTAATGAAGAATTTCATTGGCTATAAATTATGCACAGTAGTTTTTTATGATACCTCTTTAGAAGTAATATGAAGCTTTTTCCTCATGGCCAAAAATAGCGTCAAAGAAAGTATTGTGGTTAAAATATCTGAAGAAGGCTGGGCATAGATAAAACCGTCAAATCCCCATAATGAACTGAGAATGATAAGTGCCGGGATAAAGAACAAACCTTGCCTGCCAAGGGATATAATCAGGGATTCTACTGTTTTGCCAAGTGCCTGAAACATAGTCATTAATATCATTTGAATCCCCAAAAAAGGCATAGCCCATACAAATGCCCTAATTATTCTTACTCCCAAATCTATAACAACTGCATCATTTATAAACACCCTAATCCATACGCTGGAAAATATGAAAAAGAGGATGGCAAATGAAGTAGACATAATAGTTCCGATAACGAGGGCTCTTTTTATTGTTTCCAACAGACGGTCATATTTTCTGGCGCCATAACTGTAGCCCATAAGAGGCTGACAACCCTGAGCTAAGGCCATAGTGAGCATAATTGAAATACTGGTAACGCGATTAATTACTCCATTGGCGGCTACAACATCGTCACCAAAACTAGCTGCAAAAACATTCGAAATGGTAAAACCTATGCTCATAAGAATCATACCGATTGATGCAGGTATTCCTATTTTAAATATTTCTCCATATACCTTACTATTAAAACTAAAATATTTCGGAGAAATGGATATCATACTACGTTTCTTTATATAGAATGCTATATAGTATGCAAAACCAAATATATTCCCGATAACAGTTGCATAAGCTGCCCCGGCAACTCCTGTATTTAATACTAAAATAAATATCGGATCCAATACCATATTCAATATAGCACCAGTCATCATTCCAATCATTGATTCTCTGGTGGCACCCTCAGACCTCAGCAACCCCCCAAGTGCCATTTGCATTCCAATGAACGGACCTCCAAAAAGCATAATCACTAAATATTCTTTTGCAAACACAATAGTATTGCTACTTGCACCACAGAACTTTAATATCGGTTCCACAAATATAAATCCTATGGAGGACATAATAATACAGAGACATAAAGCAGACCAAAAGGCAACTGCACCCGCTTGGCTGGCATTTTCCTTTTCTCCTTTTCCCAATAACCTGGATATCAGTGAAGCCCCGCCAATTGCAAATACATTGCCAAATGCCTGAACGATCATAAAAATCGGCATAGTTAAGGAAATTGCGGCTATCATATTGGGGTTATTCAGCTTACCTATAAAAAAAGTATCTGTCATGTTATAAATAACTTGAATCAATGAAGCTATCATGGTAGGTATTGCTAAAGTCCATATGGCTTTATTCACAGGCATGGATTCCATAATTAAGGTTCGCTCTTGTTTCGGATTCATTCTTTTTTCTTCATTCAAAATAATACATTCCTTTCTTCAATTGTTAGTGTATTAACTGTAAGGATACTAACATTATACTTATATAATAAGCCGTCTAAACAATGACAGCTTTTATTCCATATTCTTTTTAATTTTTCTTAAAATTGATAAAAAGCTATTTATCTCCTCCTTTGTCAGTCCTTTTGTCATCTCTTCTTCTATAAGATTAATCTCCATGTCTACCTTTTCATGTATTGCAATAGCTTTTGGAGTAAGAACTAATTTCTTAAGCCTTGCATCATAATCTACCGGTACCCTTTCAATCAAGCCGTTCTTCTCCATCAGCTGCAAAATACCTGTGGCTGTTGGGCGCCGGATAGAAAACTCCGCTTCCAAATCCCGCTGAAAAACATCACCTTTTCTAAGGTTATCGTACAGGTAACCTATTACCCAGCCGTGCATCCCGGTAATTTTGTCAGCTTCTCCTATAACTTTAGAACTCTCTCCCCTCCGCTTTATCAAGTTGGAAAGCGTCCTTATTTCAAAGCCAATAAAATTCTTAGGGCCCATATCATACCTCCAATTGTTAGTCTGCTAACATTATACTCTTTTCTTTTTAGCTTTGTCAATGAGAATTATCTGTACCCTATTGAATTATTTAAGGTTATCGGAGCTAGCTATATATATTATAACATCAGGGGTAGATTCCTTTTAGAATCTACCCCTTAAAAAACCTATACTATTTCAATTTCATCTCCCGGCTTTATCCAGCCTGGAGTTATAACCTTTGTAAATATGCCTTCCCTGGGCATTACACAGTCTCCTACAAGCTCACGAATGGCACAGCCCAAATGACATTCCTTGCCTATCTGAGTTACCTCCATGAGTGTTTCACCGATTTTAAGCCTTGTACCTATGGGAAGCTCATATAGAATTATTCCTTCAGTAGTGAGATTTTCAGCAAACTTGCCTACACAAAAGCCTTCCACTTCAATAAGCTTGGTCTTGTCAATGCTCTCCTGACCTAAAAGGCTCACCTGCCTGTGCCATTTTCCTGCATGGGCATCTCCTACAAGGCCATGGTCCACTTCAAAATAACCCTTTTCTATGGGCTCCTTTGGAACTCCCTTTTTTTCGCTTATGTTCACAGCCAAAACCTTTGCCATCTTAACCCTTCCTTTCAAATAATCCTGATTTTCCGCCGCTTTTTTTAATGAGCATAATATCAGATATTACCATTTCCTTGTCTATTGCCTTGCACATATCATAAATGGTTAATGCTGCAACACTCACCGCAGTCAGTGCCTCCATTTCAACCCCGGTTTGTCCTACATTTTTTACCGTTGCGGTTATTTCAATCCTTTGATGCTCATGACTTATATTGAATTTTATATCACATCCGGTAATCATAATAGGATGGCACATAGGTATTATATTGGGGGTGTTTTTAGCACCCATTATACCTCCCACCTGGGCTACGGATAACACATCTCCTTTTTTTATGGTACCCTCGGCTACCCTGTCTAAGGTTTCCTTTTTCATATATATGAAGCCAGCAGCTATAGCTTCTCTTAAGGTATCATCCTTGCCGGATACATCCACCATCCTTGCCCGGCCTTCTTTATTAAGGTGAGTAAATTCCATATTAGCCTCCTATCTGGTACATCATCTTTTGACTTCTGCTTATATGTTCCGTCTCCATATGATGCTCCTGGGGTTTGCTTAAAATTGCATCCCTGATTACGGAAGTTAAAAGTGCTTCATCATTAACATAGGATTTTATATCTATTTCATCCTCCGAATGAAGGCATGGTTTGATGGTTCCGGATGCTGTAAGCCTTATTTTATTGCAGCTGTTGCAGAATTTACAGCTTAATGGGCTTATAAAGCCTACAGTTCCCTTTGCATTTTCAAGTTTGAATAGTTTTGCTGTTCCGCTTAAATCCTCTAACGGTATAAGTCCGGGAAAGCTTTCTATAATTTCCTCGGAGCCCAATGCCCCTTCTTCATATAATTTGGCGCCTTCACCTATGGGCATGAGTTCAATAAATCTTACGGAAATTGGCATCTCCCTTGTAAGTCTTATAAAGTCGGCGGTTTCATCATCATTTACTCCTTTTATGGCTACGACATTAAGCTTTACAGGAAGTAACCCTAAGCTCATGCATTTTTCTATGGCTGAGAGTACCTTTTTAATATCACCGCCCCGGGTGATTTGCCTGTACTTGTCTTCCTTTAAGGTATCAAGGCTTATGTTTACCCTTTTTAAGCCTGCTTTTTTAAGGTCATCTGCCATATCATAAAGCAATATACCATTTGTGGTAATGGAAATATCCTCTATCGAAGGTATCTTTGAAGTATTATAAATGAGGTTATCTACGCCCTTT includes these proteins:
- a CDS encoding MATE family efflux transporter — protein: MNEEKRMNPKQERTLIMESMPVNKAIWTLAIPTMIASLIQVIYNMTDTFFIGKLNNPNMIAAISLTMPIFMIVQAFGNVFAIGGASLISRLLGKGEKENASQAGAVAFWSALCLCIIMSSIGFIFVEPILKFCGASSNTIVFAKEYLVIMLFGGPFIGMQMALGGLLRSEGATRESMIGMMTGAILNMVLDPIFILVLNTGVAGAAYATVIGNIFGFAYYIAFYIKKRSMISISPKYFSFNSKVYGEIFKIGIPASIGMILMSIGFTISNVFAASFGDDVVAANGVINRVTSISIMLTMALAQGCQPLMGYSYGARKYDRLLETIKRALVIGTIMSTSFAILFFIFSSVWIRVFINDAVVIDLGVRIIRAFVWAMPFLGIQMILMTMFQALGKTVESLIISLGRQGLFFIPALIILSSLWGFDGFIYAQPSSDILTTILSLTLFLAMRKKLHITSKEVS
- a CDS encoding MarR family winged helix-turn-helix transcriptional regulator translates to MGPKNFIGFEIRTLSNLIKRRGESSKVIGEADKITGMHGWVIGYLYDNLRKGDVFQRDLEAEFSIRRPTATGILQLMEKNGLIERVPVDYDARLKKLVLTPKAIAIHEKVDMEINLIEEEMTKGLTKEEINSFLSILRKIKKNME
- a CDS encoding MOSC domain-containing protein, whose translation is MAKVLAVNISEKKGVPKEPIEKGYFEVDHGLVGDAHAGKWHRQVSLLGQESIDKTKLIEVEGFCVGKFAENLTTEGIILYELPIGTRLKIGETLMEVTQIGKECHLGCAIRELVGDCVMPREGIFTKVITPGWIKPGDEIEIV
- the moaC gene encoding cyclic pyranopterin monophosphate synthase MoaC, which translates into the protein MEFTHLNKEGRARMVDVSGKDDTLREAIAAGFIYMKKETLDRVAEGTIKKGDVLSVAQVGGIMGAKNTPNIIPMCHPIMITGCDIKFNISHEHQRIEITATVKNVGQTGVEMEALTAVSVAALTIYDMCKAIDKEMVISDIMLIKKSGGKSGLFERKG
- the moaA gene encoding GTP 3',8-cyclase MoaA: MQDSHGRIIDYLRVSLTDRCNLRCIYCMPEEGVPKKCHEEILRFEEVLKIINAHASLGIKKVRFTGGEPLILKGVDNLIYNTSKIPSIEDISITTNGILLYDMADDLKKAGLKRVNISLDTLKEDKYRQITRGGDIKKVLSAIEKCMSLGLLPVKLNVVAIKGVNDDETADFIRLTREMPISVRFIELMPIGEGAKLYEEGALGSEEIIESFPGLIPLEDLSGTAKLFKLENAKGTVGFISPLSCKFCNSCNKIRLTASGTIKPCLHSEDEIDIKSYVNDEALLTSVIRDAILSKPQEHHMETEHISRSQKMMYQIGG